One stretch of Chlamydia abortus DNA includes these proteins:
- the lpxK gene encoding tetraacyldisaccharide 4'-kinase gives MKTRFPSPFFIFYRRLTVAISLGKILGWGCFGKLLSWIFAATVSFRRKVLSSAPHRVSSTVISVGNIVLGGSGKTPTVLWLAEVLKARGYSCAILSRGYKGKCSGQRKLTIVDPEIHDAAYVGDEPLLMAGKLSKGAVFVHKDRRLAAKEVAKNFDILLLDDGFQNNKLHKDVEIVVVNGQDPLGGGAFFPRGRLRDSPKRLQEADFIIVNGSCGLENQKLLHTWCTSPKIFVEPRISQVLWDSRGEKLPLDSLSGLAAGVFCGLGFPQGFLDMLKRAGVKIVGTYLLPDHAGITKKELHYFSSMTAMRQGEGILCTEKDGIKLGNLIHEPGILPIGKVQMEFDFTHQEDATAALLDKIDRIHNGKR, from the coding sequence ATGAAAACGCGCTTTCCTTCGCCCTTTTTTATTTTTTATCGCCGCTTAACCGTAGCTATTAGCTTGGGGAAAATCCTGGGTTGGGGGTGTTTTGGGAAACTACTTTCTTGGATATTCGCCGCCACCGTAAGCTTTCGACGAAAAGTATTGTCTTCAGCTCCCCATCGCGTGTCTTCTACCGTAATTAGTGTGGGGAATATTGTTCTCGGTGGTTCAGGTAAGACACCCACAGTATTGTGGTTGGCTGAAGTTCTAAAAGCGCGAGGATATTCCTGTGCTATTCTTTCTCGCGGATATAAAGGAAAATGTAGTGGTCAGAGAAAGTTGACTATAGTCGATCCTGAGATACATGACGCTGCTTATGTAGGAGATGAACCGTTGCTTATGGCGGGGAAACTCTCCAAGGGTGCTGTTTTTGTACACAAAGATCGTCGGCTCGCGGCTAAGGAAGTCGCTAAGAATTTTGACATTTTGCTTTTGGATGATGGTTTCCAAAATAACAAACTACACAAAGACGTGGAAATTGTCGTAGTTAACGGTCAAGATCCTTTAGGAGGAGGAGCTTTTTTCCCTCGAGGGCGACTTCGAGATTCCCCTAAAAGATTGCAGGAGGCCGATTTTATCATAGTTAATGGTTCTTGCGGTTTAGAGAACCAGAAGCTTTTGCATACTTGGTGTACGTCACCAAAAATTTTTGTTGAACCACGCATTTCTCAAGTACTTTGGGATTCGCGAGGGGAGAAACTTCCTTTGGATAGTCTGTCTGGGCTAGCCGCCGGTGTGTTCTGTGGTCTAGGATTCCCGCAGGGCTTTCTTGATATGTTAAAACGTGCCGGAGTGAAAATCGTAGGAACGTATTTGTTACCTGACCACGCAGGAATAACGAAAAAAGAATTGCACTACTTCTCTTCAATGACAGCGATGCGTCAGGGAGAGGGGATATTGTGCACAGAAAAGGACGGCATAAAACTCGGAAATTTGATTCACGAGCCGGGGATTCTTCCGATAGGTAAAGTGCAAATGGAATTTGATTTTACCCATCAAGAGGATGCTACAGCCGCCTTACTGGATAAAATAGATCGGATACATAATGGTAAGAGGTAA
- a CDS encoding dicarboxylate/amino acid:cation symporter, producing MKLWMKIFIGLFVGVTLGLILEDKAIFFKPIGDIFLNLLSMVVYPLVFCSMVLGIASISDMKKLGRIGVKSVALYLGTTCLAIVIGLCFAQFFSPGEGCDLSQNVTETQIVAPERSSTYFLSLISQIFPSNPVRSFVEGNILQIIVFAIFLGIAMRLSGEQGRPVAKFIEGFSEIMLRMINMIMTFAPYGVGASMAWISGSHGLVILWQLGKFVFAYYLACLFHAVLVFGGIIRMGCRMSFSKFLSAMMDAISCAISTSSSSATLPVTMRCVSKNLGVSSEVSGFVLPLGATVNMNGTAIFQGMAAVFIAQAYNCPLPFSSLLLIVIAATFSAVGSAGVPGGGMITLGSVLASVGLPIQGIAVLAGIDRLRDIIGTPMNILGDAVVAVYVASGEGELSTPLEEKKVLLKDESTETV from the coding sequence ATGAAACTATGGATGAAAATCTTTATAGGATTATTTGTTGGGGTTACCCTAGGTTTAATTTTAGAAGATAAAGCCATCTTTTTTAAACCTATAGGAGATATTTTCTTAAACCTATTGAGCATGGTTGTCTACCCTCTGGTATTTTGTTCCATGGTGTTGGGTATCGCTTCTATTAGTGATATGAAGAAGCTAGGACGCATAGGAGTGAAAAGCGTCGCCTTATATTTAGGGACAACATGTCTAGCTATTGTTATAGGCTTATGTTTTGCTCAATTTTTCAGTCCTGGAGAGGGCTGTGACTTGTCTCAAAATGTCACGGAAACGCAGATCGTGGCTCCTGAGAGAAGTAGTACGTATTTCTTGTCTTTGATTTCTCAAATTTTTCCTTCAAATCCTGTGAGATCTTTCGTTGAGGGAAATATTTTACAAATCATAGTTTTTGCTATTTTCTTAGGAATCGCTATGCGTCTTTCTGGAGAACAGGGACGTCCAGTAGCTAAATTTATTGAGGGTTTTTCTGAAATCATGTTGCGCATGATCAATATGATCATGACCTTTGCGCCTTACGGTGTCGGGGCGAGTATGGCATGGATTTCTGGAAGTCACGGTTTGGTTATTCTCTGGCAATTAGGGAAATTTGTTTTCGCCTACTATCTTGCATGTCTATTTCATGCTGTGCTGGTTTTTGGTGGTATCATCCGCATGGGCTGTAGGATGTCCTTCTCTAAATTCCTTTCTGCCATGATGGATGCCATATCTTGTGCAATATCCACTTCTAGTAGTTCGGCAACACTGCCTGTGACTATGCGTTGCGTATCTAAAAATCTTGGAGTTTCTTCGGAAGTTTCTGGTTTTGTTTTGCCTTTAGGTGCTACTGTCAATATGAATGGTACGGCGATATTTCAAGGTATGGCGGCAGTATTTATTGCTCAGGCCTATAACTGTCCATTACCCTTCAGCAGTTTGTTGTTAATCGTGATCGCAGCGACTTTCTCTGCGGTCGGTAGTGCGGGAGTCCCTGGAGGAGGCATGATTACTCTGGGATCTGTATTAGCCTCTGTAGGGTTGCCTATTCAAGGCATTGCTGTTTTAGCAGGCATTGATAGGTTGCGAGACATCATAGGAACGCCTATGAACATCCTTGGAGATGCTGTAGTCGCTGTTTATGTGGCTTCCGGAGAAGGTGAGTTGTCCACACCTTTGGAAGAGAAAAAGGTACTTTTGAAAGATGAGAGTACAGAGACAGTGTAG
- a CDS encoding dihydrolipoamide acetyltransferase family protein, protein MFEFRFPKIGESGSGGLVVRWLKQVGENIAKDEPVIEVSTDKIATELASPKAGKLMRCLVKEGDEVASGEIIALIDTECAVEEEVVVEEPSPHASCPQDSGKNAAWFSPAVLSLAHREGISIQQLQQISGTGNDGRVTRRDLENYILEMRQPSCPHIANANENRIPMSPLRRAIASSLSKSSDEVPHASLIVDIDVTDLMNLIAEEKDRFFATHGVKLTITSFIIQCLAKALEQFPLLNGSLDGDTIVVKKSINVGVAVNLNKEGVVVPVIHNCQDRGLVSIAKTLADLSARSRANKLDPSETQDGSVTVTNFGMTGALIGMPIIRYPEVAILGIGTIQKRVVVRDDDSLAIRKMVYVTLTFDHRVLDGIYGSEFLTSLKNRLESVTMS, encoded by the coding sequence ATGTTTGAATTTCGATTTCCGAAAATAGGCGAGTCTGGTTCTGGAGGGTTGGTAGTTCGTTGGCTCAAGCAGGTGGGAGAGAACATTGCAAAAGATGAGCCGGTAATTGAAGTATCTACTGACAAGATTGCTACAGAGTTAGCCTCCCCTAAAGCAGGGAAATTAATGCGTTGTCTCGTCAAAGAAGGTGATGAAGTTGCTTCCGGAGAGATTATAGCCTTAATAGATACGGAATGTGCTGTCGAGGAAGAGGTAGTTGTAGAAGAACCGTCACCTCATGCTTCTTGTCCTCAAGATTCTGGGAAGAATGCGGCATGGTTTTCTCCGGCAGTTCTGAGTTTAGCACACCGTGAAGGTATTTCTATCCAGCAACTACAGCAGATTTCTGGAACAGGAAATGACGGTCGTGTCACGCGTAGGGATTTAGAAAACTACATTCTTGAAATGCGTCAACCTTCGTGCCCACATATTGCGAATGCGAATGAAAATCGTATTCCTATGTCTCCGCTACGTAGAGCTATAGCTTCCTCGTTATCTAAATCTTCAGATGAAGTGCCTCATGCTTCTCTTATTGTGGATATTGATGTCACAGATTTGATGAATTTAATTGCTGAAGAGAAGGATAGATTTTTTGCCACGCATGGTGTGAAACTGACAATTACGAGTTTCATTATCCAGTGTTTAGCAAAAGCTTTGGAGCAATTCCCGCTATTGAATGGGTCTTTAGACGGCGATACGATTGTTGTGAAGAAATCCATCAATGTGGGTGTGGCTGTGAATTTGAATAAAGAGGGCGTTGTTGTTCCTGTTATTCATAATTGTCAGGATCGTGGTTTAGTAAGTATTGCGAAAACTCTTGCTGATCTTTCTGCAAGATCTCGGGCAAATAAACTTGATCCTTCAGAAACGCAAGATGGTAGTGTTACGGTGACCAATTTTGGTATGACAGGAGCTTTAATTGGCATGCCGATCATTCGTTATCCTGAAGTCGCTATTTTAGGCATAGGAACGATACAAAAACGTGTGGTTGTGCGTGATGACGATTCTTTAGCTATTCGCAAAATGGTGTATGTTACCCTAACATTTGACCACCGGGTACTTGATGGTATTTACGGTAGTGAATTTTTAACCTCATTGAAAAATCGGTTAGAGTCTGTTACGATGAGCTAA
- a CDS encoding KpsF/GutQ family sugar-phosphate isomerase has product MRSPTTSIDLCQDIVSKQRESLERFFGAFQCEDTWVLAEKILHHQGSIFFSGVGKSGCIARKIVATLQSFGEHALFLASGDLLHGDLGVVRPGDIVCLFSKSGETRELLECIPYLKERGVFIAGITSATYSSLAVLCDHVVILPMIEELDPFNLVPTTSTTCQLLFGDLLAITLLRSRQISLADYGKNHPGGQIGLKVIGKIRDYMFLKTEVPFCSPEDTIADSLDIFSSYGCGCVCIVNEKFEILGIFTDGDLRRALARHGGDILSQRLQDVMTPNPRVISEDADVLLGLQMMETGSPVTILPVVDAKDQKYVVGLLQMHTLAKAGLI; this is encoded by the coding sequence ATGCGCTCTCCCACAACATCTATTGATCTATGCCAAGATATTGTCAGTAAGCAAAGGGAATCTTTAGAACGTTTTTTTGGTGCTTTTCAGTGTGAGGATACTTGGGTATTAGCTGAGAAGATATTACATCACCAGGGTTCGATATTTTTTTCTGGTGTAGGAAAAAGTGGTTGTATCGCAAGGAAAATCGTCGCTACTTTACAGTCTTTTGGAGAGCACGCTCTTTTCCTAGCTTCTGGCGATCTCCTACACGGGGATCTTGGCGTTGTTCGTCCTGGAGATATCGTCTGTCTTTTTTCTAAGAGTGGAGAAACTCGCGAGCTTTTAGAATGTATCCCTTATTTAAAGGAGCGAGGCGTATTTATTGCAGGAATTACCTCAGCGACTTATTCGAGTTTAGCCGTTCTTTGTGATCACGTCGTTATCTTACCTATGATCGAAGAATTAGATCCTTTTAATCTTGTGCCTACAACATCAACGACATGCCAACTACTTTTTGGTGATCTTTTAGCGATTACTTTATTGCGTAGTCGGCAAATCTCTCTCGCTGATTACGGGAAGAACCATCCAGGCGGTCAGATTGGTCTTAAGGTTATTGGTAAAATTCGGGATTATATGTTCCTAAAAACAGAAGTTCCTTTTTGTTCTCCTGAAGACACCATCGCAGATTCTTTGGACATCTTTTCTTCTTATGGTTGTGGCTGTGTGTGTATAGTGAACGAGAAGTTTGAAATATTAGGGATCTTCACAGATGGAGATTTACGCAGAGCATTAGCGCGTCATGGAGGCGATATTCTCTCTCAGAGACTTCAAGATGTCATGACACCAAATCCTCGAGTGATTAGTGAAGATGCTGATGTGCTTCTTGGCTTACAAATGATGGAAACAGGGAGTCCTGTGACCATTTTACCCGTAGTAGATGCTAAGGATCAGAAGTATGTGGTAGGATTGCTTCAGATGCATACCTTGGCAAAAGCAGGTCTCATCTAA
- the cdsZ gene encoding zinc ribbon domain regulatory protein CdsZ has product MHEALQSILAIQELDIKMIRLMRVKKEHQKELAKVQSLKSDIRRKVQEKELEMENLKNQIKEGENRIQEISDQINKLEGQQAAVKKMDEFNALTQEMTAANKERRALEHQLSDLMDKQAGSEDLIVSLKESLTSTENSSFAIEKEICESIKKINEEGRALLQQRSELKETTDPEMFLIYERLLNNKKDRVVVPIDNRVCSGCHIVLPPQHENLVRKKDRLIFCEHCSRILYWREADALANDSSAAKRRRRRAAV; this is encoded by the coding sequence ATGCATGAAGCACTCCAGAGTATTTTAGCCATTCAAGAGCTCGATATTAAAATGATTCGCTTAATGCGAGTCAAGAAAGAGCATCAGAAAGAGCTCGCTAAAGTCCAATCTCTTAAATCTGACATTCGTCGAAAAGTTCAGGAGAAAGAGTTGGAGATGGAAAACTTAAAGAATCAGATTAAAGAAGGCGAGAATCGGATTCAAGAGATTTCTGATCAAATTAACAAATTAGAAGGTCAACAAGCAGCTGTGAAAAAGATGGATGAGTTTAATGCACTCACTCAAGAAATGACAGCAGCAAATAAGGAGCGCCGTGCGTTAGAGCACCAACTGAGTGACCTTATGGATAAGCAGGCGGGAAGTGAGGATCTGATTGTCTCTTTAAAAGAAAGTCTCACCTCAACAGAGAACAGTAGTTTCGCTATTGAAAAAGAGATCTGCGAAAGTATTAAAAAGATTAACGAAGAAGGCAGAGCCTTATTACAGCAACGTAGTGAATTAAAAGAAACTACGGATCCAGAAATGTTCCTTATTTACGAACGTTTATTAAACAACAAAAAAGATCGTGTTGTTGTTCCGATAGATAATCGTGTTTGCAGCGGTTGTCATATTGTTCTTCCTCCCCAGCACGAAAACTTAGTCCGTAAGAAAGATCGACTGATTTTCTGCGAACATTGTTCTAGAATTTTATACTGGCGAGAAGCAGACGCTCTTGCTAACGACAGCTCTGCAGCTAAACGTCGTCGCAGACGTGCTGCTGTATAA
- a CDS encoding uroporphyrinogen-III synthase, translating into MTLYLGLNQETANRYHARFVPILEIVPFARSSPQLRYAQRYLEKTSHVLLTSPSSTSLFISRMRKKNSKKTLSTKHYLCLGEITARRLTKLLPKAHYSLATVETGEGVIPLIASLPKHARILYPHSALSRPVIKDFLQKEHRSFFAYAHYTIRERQFPLSVFKQCSRVILTSPSGVRAYAKLFPELPRRIHICQGPITLKEFKKMYNHPGELLQKDSLTES; encoded by the coding sequence ATGACCCTATACCTAGGATTAAATCAAGAAACAGCAAACAGATACCACGCCCGCTTTGTTCCGATTCTTGAGATTGTTCCCTTTGCAAGAAGCTCACCTCAACTACGCTACGCTCAGCGTTACCTAGAGAAAACTTCTCATGTTCTGCTCACCAGCCCCTCGTCAACATCACTATTTATCTCTAGAATGCGTAAAAAAAATTCCAAAAAGACATTATCTACCAAACATTACCTGTGTTTAGGAGAAATCACAGCACGTCGCCTTACAAAGCTTCTCCCCAAAGCCCATTATTCCTTAGCGACCGTGGAAACAGGAGAAGGTGTCATCCCCCTGATCGCCTCTTTACCTAAACACGCTCGTATCCTCTACCCACACTCCGCCTTGTCGCGTCCTGTAATTAAAGATTTTTTACAAAAAGAGCACCGAAGCTTTTTTGCCTATGCCCACTATACCATTCGAGAACGTCAATTTCCCCTCTCTGTATTCAAGCAATGCAGCCGTGTCATTTTAACCAGTCCCTCTGGAGTTAGGGCGTATGCTAAGCTCTTCCCCGAGCTCCCAAGGAGAATACACATCTGCCAAGGCCCCATCACACTTAAAGAATTTAAGAAAATGTACAATCATCCTGGGGAACTTCTGCAAAAAGACAGCCTTACCGAAAGCTGA
- a CDS encoding glycine hydroxymethyltransferase, with protein sequence MVSLLHKFLENASGKKGQDLASTAYLAALDHLLHSFPSIGKSIIDELKSQRSRLKMIASENYASISVQLAMGNLLTDKYCEGSPFKRFYSCCENVDAIEWECVETAKELFGAESAFVQPHSGADANLLAIMAIITQKIQGPAVKRLGYKTINDLTDKEYTELKAEIGSHVCLGPSLNSGGHLTHGTVRLNIMSKLMRCVPYEVNKKTECFDYSEIARLVRTYKPTVLIAGYSSYSRRLNFSTLKQIADDCGAVLWVDMAHFAGLVAGGVFIEEENPIPFADIITTTTHKTLRGPRGGLVLASKEYDAVINRACPLMMGGPLPHVIAAKAVALKEALTVDFKKYAHQVVDNARTLAEHFQKQGLRLLTGGTDNHMLIIDLTSLGISGRIAEDILSSVGIAVNRNTIPSDAVGKWDTSGIRLGTPALTTLGMGSDEMEEVANIIVKVLRNITLRRNADDSFSKSEGELPENIAEEARARVAGLLSRFPLYPEIDLETLV encoded by the coding sequence ATGGTTTCATTGTTGCATAAATTTTTAGAAAATGCTTCGGGGAAGAAGGGGCAGGATCTAGCTTCTACCGCATACTTAGCTGCATTAGATCATCTTTTACATTCTTTTCCTTCGATTGGGAAAAGCATTATCGATGAATTGAAGAGTCAGCGTTCACGCTTAAAGATGATTGCTTCTGAGAATTATGCTTCTATTTCAGTTCAGCTTGCTATGGGGAACTTGCTTACAGATAAGTATTGCGAGGGGAGCCCCTTTAAGCGGTTCTATTCTTGTTGTGAGAATGTAGATGCTATCGAGTGGGAATGTGTGGAAACGGCTAAAGAACTTTTCGGAGCGGAAAGTGCTTTTGTACAACCACATTCGGGTGCAGATGCGAATTTATTAGCCATCATGGCAATTATTACGCAGAAAATTCAAGGGCCTGCCGTTAAGCGTTTGGGATATAAAACGATTAATGATCTTACGGATAAAGAATATACGGAATTAAAAGCTGAGATAGGTTCTCACGTCTGTTTAGGACCTTCGCTGAACTCCGGAGGGCATTTAACCCATGGAACTGTACGTTTAAATATCATGTCCAAGTTGATGCGTTGTGTGCCTTATGAAGTGAATAAAAAGACGGAGTGTTTCGATTATTCGGAGATCGCACGTTTAGTACGAACATATAAACCTACAGTACTCATTGCTGGGTATTCTTCATATTCCAGAAGATTGAATTTTTCCACCCTAAAACAAATAGCTGATGATTGTGGAGCTGTTTTATGGGTAGATATGGCGCATTTTGCTGGTCTGGTTGCTGGCGGTGTATTTATCGAAGAGGAAAATCCGATTCCGTTTGCCGACATTATTACTACGACAACTCATAAGACTTTGCGAGGACCTCGTGGAGGTTTAGTTTTAGCATCCAAAGAATATGATGCAGTGATTAATCGCGCTTGTCCTTTGATGATGGGAGGGCCTTTGCCGCATGTTATTGCAGCCAAGGCTGTTGCGTTAAAAGAAGCGCTAACTGTCGACTTTAAAAAGTACGCGCATCAGGTTGTGGACAACGCGAGAACTTTAGCTGAGCATTTTCAAAAACAGGGATTACGCTTGCTTACTGGCGGTACAGATAACCACATGTTAATTATAGATCTAACTTCTCTAGGGATATCTGGACGCATTGCTGAGGACATATTAAGTTCTGTAGGTATTGCTGTGAATCGCAATACCATACCATCGGATGCTGTAGGGAAGTGGGATACCTCAGGGATACGTTTGGGAACACCTGCTTTAACAACTCTCGGTATGGGCAGTGATGAGATGGAAGAAGTTGCGAATATTATTGTGAAAGTATTGCGAAATATTACTTTGAGACGTAATGCTGATGATAGTTTTAGTAAAAGTGAAGGAGAGCTTCCAGAAAACATTGCTGAAGAAGCAAGAGCTCGAGTCGCAGGCTTATTATCGCGGTTCCCGCTTTATCCTGAAATCGATCTGGAAACTTTAGTTTAG
- a CDS encoding ATP-dependent Clp protease proteolytic subunit yields the protein MADGEVENKLRDVIERKILDARRVFFSEPVTDKSAADAIKKLWYLELTNPGQPIVFVINSPGGSVDAGFAVWDQIKMMTSPVTTVVTGLAASMGSVLSLCAAPGRRFATPHSRIMIHQPSIGGPITGQATDLDIHAREILKTKKRIVDVYLEATGQSREVIEKAIDRDTWMTADEAKDFGLLDGILFSFNDL from the coding sequence ATGGCTGATGGGGAAGTAGAGAATAAGTTACGAGATGTTATAGAGAGAAAAATCTTAGATGCCCGTCGGGTATTTTTTTCTGAGCCTGTAACGGATAAGAGCGCAGCAGATGCTATTAAGAAGTTATGGTATTTAGAACTTACCAATCCTGGTCAACCTATAGTATTCGTAATTAATAGCCCTGGAGGTTCGGTAGACGCAGGATTTGCAGTGTGGGATCAGATAAAAATGATGACATCCCCAGTGACTACTGTAGTTACAGGATTAGCTGCTTCTATGGGATCGGTATTAAGTTTATGTGCAGCTCCAGGACGTCGTTTCGCCACTCCTCATTCGCGTATCATGATTCACCAGCCATCTATAGGCGGGCCAATCACTGGACAAGCTACCGATTTAGATATTCATGCTCGTGAAATCTTAAAAACAAAGAAACGTATAGTTGATGTGTATTTAGAGGCGACCGGGCAGTCTCGAGAAGTGATTGAAAAGGCCATCGATCGAGACACTTGGATGACAGCAGACGAAGCCAAAGATTTTGGTTTATTAGATGGCATCCTCTTCTCATTCAATGATTTATAA
- the dapF gene encoding bifunctional diaminopimelate epimerase/glutamate racemase — translation MASSSHSMIYKPSLYSGAGNRFILSETCPDMTILPSLCKEYQVDGFLLVLPSSVADAKLIIFNDNGSRPPMCGNGLRCVIAHVSQVGKKDHIFVETDSGIYSGRFESWERVIVDMTLPDWHYTRHLLSHTLPGVPKEVFSINTGVPHLVVFVEDVSCVPVDLWGSFLRYHEDFVPQGTNVNFIQEISTGEFRIRTYERGLERESLACGTGATAAALVVARRYGLSNTQIRIRTWSDVLMKISLDSDRVYLEGHVDKEMPD, via the coding sequence ATGGCATCCTCTTCTCATTCAATGATTTATAAGCCTAGCTTATATTCTGGGGCAGGGAATCGCTTTATCCTAAGTGAAACTTGTCCCGATATGACAATACTTCCTAGTCTATGTAAGGAATATCAAGTAGATGGGTTTTTACTTGTTCTCCCTTCTTCTGTTGCTGATGCTAAACTGATTATTTTTAATGATAACGGTTCTCGCCCTCCGATGTGTGGGAACGGTTTGCGTTGTGTTATCGCTCATGTCTCTCAGGTAGGGAAAAAAGACCACATCTTTGTAGAGACAGATTCGGGTATATATTCTGGGAGGTTTGAGTCTTGGGAGCGGGTTATTGTAGATATGACTCTTCCGGATTGGCACTACACTCGTCACCTCCTTTCACACACACTTCCGGGAGTTCCTAAAGAAGTGTTTAGTATCAATACAGGGGTGCCGCATCTTGTTGTTTTTGTCGAAGATGTCTCATGTGTTCCTGTAGATTTGTGGGGGAGTTTTCTACGGTATCATGAAGACTTTGTGCCCCAAGGGACTAATGTCAACTTTATCCAGGAGATATCAACTGGAGAATTTCGCATACGCACGTATGAACGTGGCTTGGAAAGAGAGTCTTTAGCTTGTGGTACGGGAGCTACGGCAGCGGCGTTAGTTGTAGCTCGACGTTACGGTTTATCCAATACCCAAATACGTATACGGACCTGGAGTGACGTGTTGATGAAAATTTCTTTAGATAGTGATCGAGTGTATCTTGAGGGCCATGTGGATAAGGAAATGCCCGACTAG
- a CDS encoding UPF0158 family protein, which yields MTTYPVPQNPLLLRALRLMDAFSKSDDERDFYLDRVEGFILYIDLDKDQEDLDKIYEELEVNAERYCLIPKLTFYEVKKIMETFINEKIYDIDTKEKFLEILQSKNAREQFLECIYDHESELEKWQQFYVERSRIRIIEWLRNNKFHFVFEEDLDFSKHILEQFKIHLFDTKVSKELAQARQLLVNKAKVYYSNEALNPRPKRGRPPKQSAKVESETTISSDIYTKVPAVARRFLFLPEITSASSITFSEKFDTEEEFLAHLRGSGRVEDQLNLANLSERFASLKELSAKLGYDSLSTGDFFGDDDDDSDDEKPAPKSSKTSAKRGRKKS from the coding sequence ATGACTACGTATCCTGTACCACAAAATCCTCTTTTATTACGCGCTTTGCGTCTTATGGATGCATTCTCTAAGTCGGATGACGAGAGAGATTTTTATTTAGACCGAGTTGAAGGGTTCATTCTCTACATTGATTTGGATAAGGACCAAGAAGATCTAGATAAGATCTATGAAGAATTAGAGGTGAATGCAGAACGCTATTGTCTCATTCCGAAGTTGACGTTCTATGAAGTAAAGAAAATCATGGAAACGTTCATCAATGAAAAAATTTATGATATTGATACAAAGGAAAAATTTCTTGAAATTTTGCAATCCAAAAATGCCCGTGAGCAGTTTTTGGAGTGTATCTATGATCATGAATCTGAGTTAGAGAAGTGGCAGCAATTTTATGTAGAGCGTTCTCGTATACGTATTATTGAGTGGTTACGTAATAATAAATTTCATTTTGTTTTCGAAGAGGATTTAGACTTTTCAAAGCATATTTTAGAGCAATTTAAAATACATCTTTTTGATACTAAAGTATCCAAAGAACTTGCACAAGCGCGTCAGTTGCTGGTGAACAAGGCTAAAGTCTATTACTCTAATGAAGCATTGAATCCTCGTCCTAAGCGGGGGCGTCCTCCGAAACAGTCAGCGAAAGTGGAATCCGAGACTACAATATCGAGTGATATTTATACTAAGGTACCGGCGGTAGCGCGACGTTTCCTTTTCCTTCCGGAGATTACTTCGGCATCTTCGATTACATTTTCTGAGAAATTTGACACTGAAGAAGAATTCTTAGCTCATTTGCGTGGTTCAGGTCGTGTTGAAGATCAGTTAAATCTTGCAAATCTTTCTGAGAGATTTGCTTCGTTGAAAGAACTTTCGGCGAAGTTGGGTTATGACTCCCTATCTACAGGGGACTTCTTCGGAGATGACGACGACGATAGTGATGATGAGAAGCCGGCACCGAAGAGTAGTAAAACTTCGGCTAAACGTGGTCGTAAGAAATCCTAA
- the ubiE gene encoding bifunctional demethylmenaquinone methyltransferase/2-methoxy-6-polyprenyl-1,4-benzoquinol methylase UbiE yields the protein MLPSTHKPNLQEMFDSLALKYDKINSILSFGMHHVWNRTFSKMLGKSDHLIDLCSGTGKVAYRYIRDYPGATATLVDFSANMLHIAKQRYPTAPFTFIEGDIAQLPIREESQTLVSMAYGLRNLPTPKDTLENIHRILKHQGTLGILELTSPPHNHPLYQLHRLYLKFIIPWIGKLYSKNRQAYAYLAESIRQLPSDHYLEQLFSSAKFQVRKKRKLAFGAATIWILKKI from the coding sequence ATGCTACCCTCTACCCATAAGCCTAACCTGCAGGAGATGTTTGATTCTCTAGCCCTGAAATACGATAAGATAAATTCTATCTTATCTTTCGGCATGCATCATGTATGGAACCGTACGTTTTCAAAAATGTTGGGAAAGTCTGATCATCTGATCGATCTTTGTTCTGGCACAGGAAAAGTTGCCTATAGGTATATCCGTGATTACCCGGGAGCGACAGCCACTCTCGTTGATTTTTCAGCAAACATGCTTCATATAGCCAAACAACGCTACCCTACAGCTCCTTTTACTTTTATCGAAGGGGATATTGCTCAACTTCCTATACGTGAAGAATCGCAAACACTCGTATCTATGGCCTATGGATTAAGAAATCTCCCTACCCCTAAAGATACCCTAGAAAACATCCATCGTATATTAAAACACCAAGGGACTTTAGGCATTTTGGAGCTGACCTCTCCTCCCCATAATCATCCCCTATACCAACTACACCGACTATACTTGAAATTTATCATTCCCTGGATAGGAAAACTTTACTCTAAAAATCGACAAGCTTATGCCTACCTAGCAGAAAGCATTAGACAACTACCTAGCGATCACTACCTGGAACAACTCTTCAGTAGCGCTAAATTCCAAGTAAGGAAAAAACGAAAGCTCGCTTTCGGAGCCGCGACTATTTGGATACTGAAAAAGATCTAG